A genomic region of Photobacterium swingsii contains the following coding sequences:
- the luxO gene encoding quorum-sensing sigma-54 dependent transcriptional regulator LuxO: MVEDTASVAALYKSYLNPLGLQVDIVGTGQEALDMIASTVPDLILLDLRLPDMTGMEVLESVRRDYGNVPVVIMTAHGSIDVAVEAMRYGAQDFLIKPCEADRLRITVNNALKQEQKASKSTESKQGGAQYQGFIGNSLPMQAVYRVIESAASSKATVFITGESGTGKEVCAEAVHAASPRNDKPFVALNCAAIPKELIESELFGHMKGAFTGASTERQGAVEMAHQGTLFLDELCEMDLDLQSKLLRFIQTGTYQKVGSSKTQTVDVRFVCATNRDPWIEVQEGRFREDLYYRLHVIPVTLPPLRERGEDVIEIAHALLALMSLEEGKNFSRFADQVTNFFNQYNWPGNVRELQNVIRNIVVLNDSDEVTLAMLPPQLKLRNGAEIASVHESVSPAPMVKQQTVPASGDERQTIEPLWIVEKRAIEAAIDACNGNIPRAAGLLEVSPSTIYRKLQTWQEVAGSK, translated from the coding sequence ATGGTAGAAGATACTGCCTCTGTCGCTGCCTTATATAAATCATACCTTAATCCGTTAGGCCTTCAGGTTGATATTGTGGGAACAGGCCAGGAAGCGCTAGACATGATAGCGTCAACTGTTCCAGATCTTATTTTGCTCGATCTGCGTTTACCCGATATGACAGGAATGGAAGTTCTTGAATCCGTGAGGCGCGATTACGGTAATGTTCCTGTGGTGATCATGACGGCCCATGGTTCTATTGATGTTGCCGTTGAAGCGATGCGTTATGGTGCGCAGGACTTTTTAATTAAGCCTTGTGAAGCTGATCGCTTACGTATCACAGTAAACAATGCGCTAAAACAAGAGCAAAAGGCAAGTAAAAGCACCGAATCCAAACAAGGTGGCGCGCAATATCAAGGTTTCATTGGAAATAGCCTTCCGATGCAAGCCGTTTATCGTGTGATAGAGTCTGCCGCTTCAAGTAAAGCGACAGTGTTCATCACAGGAGAGAGCGGGACAGGTAAAGAAGTGTGTGCTGAAGCCGTTCATGCCGCGAGTCCTCGCAATGATAAGCCTTTTGTTGCACTTAACTGTGCGGCAATTCCCAAAGAACTCATAGAAAGTGAGTTGTTTGGTCATATGAAGGGGGCGTTTACAGGCGCTTCAACGGAGCGACAAGGTGCCGTTGAAATGGCCCATCAAGGGACACTTTTCCTTGATGAGTTGTGTGAAATGGACTTGGACTTACAAAGTAAGCTGCTTCGTTTTATTCAAACAGGAACATACCAGAAAGTGGGGTCTTCAAAGACCCAAACGGTTGATGTTCGATTTGTTTGTGCGACTAACCGTGATCCTTGGATTGAAGTACAAGAGGGGCGTTTCCGTGAAGATTTGTACTATCGCTTGCATGTGATCCCCGTAACTTTACCACCGCTACGTGAGCGTGGTGAGGATGTAATTGAAATTGCTCATGCACTATTGGCGTTGATGTCATTAGAAGAAGGAAAGAATTTCAGTCGTTTCGCAGACCAAGTGACAAATTTCTTCAACCAATATAATTGGCCAGGTAACGTTCGTGAACTGCAGAATGTTATACGAAATATAGTGGTGCTAAATGACAGCGATGAAGTGACATTAGCCATGTTACCGCCTCAGCTGAAATTGAGAAATGGCGCTGAAATTGCATCAGTCCATGAAAGCGTTTCACCAGCACCTATGGTGAAACAACAAACAGTGCCCGCGAGTGGTGACGAACGACAAACCATTGAACCATTATGGATTGTTGAGAAAAGAGCAATTGAAGCAGCAATTGATGCTTGTAATGGCAATATTCCACGCGCAGCAGGCTTACTGGAAGTAAGTCCATCTACCATTTATCGAAAATTACAGACCTGGCAAGAAGTCGCGGGCAGTAAATAG
- the yvcK gene encoding uridine diphosphate-N-acetylglucosamine-binding protein YvcK — MTNTTLENSTKIVAIGGGHGLGRMLSALSDHGSNVTGIVTTTDNGGSTGRIRACQGGIAWGDTRNCINQLITEPSVGSMIFEYRFKGTGELSGHNLGNLMLTALGNLSIRPLDAINLIRDMLKVETQIVPMSEHPADLSAMTPTGDVIYGETSVDELQEVPQRLYVEPAVPATKEAVSAIENADLILLGPGSFLTSVMPPLLLKEIAAALKASSARIVFVTNLDKEKGPAGMMSLETMLHWCERAMGGRYVDGVITEQHLPDIAPRYEQFIETLAASNHNWRHDRTKLKDAINKLIVCR; from the coding sequence ATGACAAATACCACACTTGAAAATTCTACTAAGATCGTTGCCATTGGCGGCGGCCATGGCTTAGGCCGCATGTTGTCAGCCTTATCCGATCATGGTTCTAACGTGACAGGTATTGTGACCACCACAGATAATGGTGGTTCGACAGGCAGAATCCGAGCCTGCCAAGGTGGTATTGCATGGGGCGATACGCGTAACTGTATCAACCAATTAATTACAGAACCGTCTGTTGGTTCGATGATATTTGAATACCGCTTTAAAGGGACGGGTGAGCTAAGTGGTCATAATTTAGGTAATTTAATGCTAACCGCGTTAGGAAACCTGAGCATCCGCCCCCTTGATGCCATTAACCTTATCCGAGACATGCTAAAGGTAGAAACACAGATAGTACCTATGAGTGAGCATCCTGCCGATTTGTCTGCAATGACACCGACGGGTGACGTTATTTATGGGGAAACCAGTGTGGATGAGTTACAGGAAGTACCACAGCGCCTGTATGTTGAACCCGCTGTACCAGCAACAAAAGAGGCAGTATCGGCTATTGAAAACGCTGATTTAATTTTATTAGGCCCAGGTAGCTTTTTAACCAGTGTAATGCCACCGCTGTTACTCAAAGAAATAGCAGCCGCACTTAAAGCATCTTCAGCACGTATTGTCTTTGTTACCAACCTGGATAAAGAAAAAGGCCCAGCAGGAATGATGAGCCTAGAAACTATGTTGCACTGGTGTGAGCGAGCGATGGGGGGACGATACGTAGATGGTGTAATTACCGAGCAACATTTACCCGACATCGCACCACGCTATGAACAGTTTATCGAAACATTAGCGGCCAGCAACCATAACTGGCGACATGACCGCACCAAGTTAAAGGATGCGATCAATAAGCTGATCGTCTGCCGCTAA
- the moaA gene encoding GTP 3',8-cyclase MoaA, which yields MAIQFEDSFQRKFYYLRLSVTDVCNFKCTYCLPDGYRPEGHKKPSFLTLDEIERVTGAFAQCGTSKVRITGGEPSLRRDFTDIIRTVADQPGITKVATTTNGYRMAKHVHEWREAGLTNINVSVDSLDPKMFYQITGENMFNQVMEGIDAAFDAGFEQVKINTVLLKDLNSQELPKFLDWIKTRPIQLRFIELMQTGEMDNLFKKHHVSGVSIRNHLIANGWILKLKSSNDGPAQVFCHPDYMGEIGLIMPYEKDFCQSCNRLRVSANGKLHLCLFGDHGIDLRDLLEQDEQRDALIARIQGGLQQKSVSHFLQDGNTGMTPHLASIGG from the coding sequence ATGGCAATACAATTTGAAGATAGTTTTCAGCGTAAATTTTACTATTTACGCCTTTCTGTTACCGATGTGTGTAACTTTAAATGTACTTATTGCCTGCCTGACGGTTACCGTCCGGAAGGTCATAAGAAACCCTCATTCTTAACGCTTGACGAAATAGAGCGTGTCACTGGCGCATTTGCACAATGCGGTACCAGTAAAGTCAGAATCACGGGCGGTGAACCGAGTTTACGCCGAGATTTTACTGACATTATTCGTACTGTTGCTGATCAGCCTGGTATTACCAAAGTTGCGACCACAACGAATGGTTACCGCATGGCGAAGCATGTGCATGAATGGCGTGAAGCTGGCTTAACTAACATCAATGTGAGTGTTGATAGTCTTGATCCTAAAATGTTCTACCAGATAACGGGTGAGAACATGTTTAATCAGGTGATGGAAGGGATCGATGCAGCCTTTGATGCTGGTTTTGAGCAAGTTAAAATTAATACCGTTTTACTGAAAGATCTTAATTCACAAGAGCTGCCTAAGTTTCTTGATTGGATCAAAACGCGTCCTATTCAATTACGCTTTATTGAATTGATGCAAACCGGTGAAATGGACAACTTGTTCAAAAAACACCATGTCTCTGGGGTAAGTATTCGTAATCACCTGATTGCGAATGGCTGGATTTTGAAACTCAAAAGCAGCAATGATGGCCCCGCTCAGGTTTTTTGTCATCCAGACTATATGGGTGAGATTGGCCTTATCATGCCGTATGAAAAAGACTTTTGCCAAAGCTGCAACCGTCTACGTGTTTCTGCAAATGGCAAGCTTCACCTTTGTCTCTTTGGTGATCATGGTATCGATTTACGTGATTTATTAGAGCAAGACGAACAGCGTGATGCTTTAATTGCCCGTATTCAGGGCGGCTTACAGCAAAAATCGGTAAGCCACTTTTTGCAAGACGGAAACACGGGTATGACCCCACACTTAGCCTCTATTGGCGGTTAA
- a CDS encoding M48 metallopeptidase family protein has product MQTLKYLQGYPAHLTEQVNQLIAKEQLAGLLLKKYPKPHTVTTEKALYDYVVDIKNQYLKKSAPISKVAFDNKINVIHHALGLHTFVSRVQGGKLKAKHEIRVAAIFKSAPEAFLRMIVVHELAHLREKEHNKAFYQLCCHMEPNYHQLEFDMRLYLTQLDTFGPIYS; this is encoded by the coding sequence ATGCAAACATTGAAATATCTACAAGGCTACCCTGCTCATTTAACTGAGCAGGTTAATCAACTAATCGCAAAGGAACAACTCGCTGGACTGCTACTGAAGAAGTACCCAAAGCCACACACTGTAACAACAGAGAAAGCGCTGTATGATTACGTGGTCGATATTAAAAACCAATACTTAAAAAAGTCAGCACCGATTAGCAAAGTAGCTTTTGATAATAAAATCAATGTTATCCACCATGCACTAGGGCTACATACTTTCGTTTCACGTGTTCAAGGCGGAAAATTAAAAGCAAAACATGAGATCCGTGTCGCCGCTATTTTTAAATCGGCACCAGAAGCCTTTTTAAGAATGATCGTGGTTCATGAGCTCGCTCACTTACGCGAGAAAGAGCACAACAAAGCTTTTTACCAATTATGCTGTCACATGGAGCCTAACTACCATCAACTTGAGTTCGATATGCGCTTGTATCTGACTCAACTCGATACCTTTGGGCCTATTTACAGCTAA
- a CDS encoding Hpt domain-containing protein — translation MATAINAETIKRLADEVGQETVSLLFNVFSDELHQYLHQLSDQPSVNQVGEISHAIKSSAASFGADELAAMAQECESRVKQGQDEWMNDHLPEFRQMVQGMAQEYKALAADDQLIDRIL, via the coding sequence ATGGCGACAGCAATTAATGCAGAAACAATTAAGCGACTGGCAGATGAAGTCGGTCAAGAAACAGTCTCGCTCTTATTCAATGTATTCAGTGATGAACTACATCAATATTTGCATCAATTATCGGACCAACCGTCGGTGAATCAAGTCGGTGAAATTAGCCATGCGATTAAAAGTAGCGCCGCAAGTTTTGGGGCAGATGAACTCGCAGCAATGGCACAAGAGTGTGAATCGCGTGTAAAGCAAGGTCAAGATGAATGGATGAATGACCATTTGCCTGAATTTAGACAAATGGTACAAGGTATGGCGCAAGAATATAAAGCGTTAGCGGCAGACGATCAGCTTATTGATCGCATCCTTTAA
- the moaE gene encoding molybdopterin synthase catalytic subunit MoaE has protein sequence MISVQEADFSVAEEYERLAQGTSAGAVVTFIGKVRDFNQGDDVTGLSLEHYPGMTEKSLEKIVEQANARWPLLATRVIHRVGDLELGDQIVFVGVSSAHRGAAFQACEFIMDYLKTQAPFWKKERTTEATRWVDARDTDTSAADRWNQD, from the coding sequence ATGATTTCAGTACAAGAAGCAGATTTTTCGGTCGCTGAAGAATACGAACGTTTAGCGCAAGGTACTAGCGCGGGTGCGGTTGTGACTTTCATCGGTAAAGTACGTGATTTTAACCAAGGTGACGATGTGACTGGCTTATCGCTTGAGCATTACCCTGGTATGACAGAAAAGTCGTTAGAAAAGATTGTGGAGCAAGCGAATGCGCGTTGGCCATTATTAGCGACTCGCGTTATCCACCGTGTTGGTGATTTAGAGCTTGGCGATCAAATTGTTTTTGTCGGTGTATCCAGTGCTCACCGTGGTGCCGCTTTCCAAGCCTGTGAGTTCATTATGGACTACCTGAAAACACAAGCACCATTTTGGAAAAAAGAACGTACAACCGAAGCAACACGTTGGGTTGATGCGCGTGATACTGATACAAGTGCGGCGGATCGCTGGAACCAAGACTAA
- a CDS encoding DUF6500 family protein, which translates to MRTSLRNKVISVCYKKIEQKGDNVGVSFYAFFANKNDDPALLMEAATWWIEKHQLDHFEKAKKIIELVKSESFSCK; encoded by the coding sequence ATGCGAACATCTTTGCGAAATAAAGTTATTAGCGTTTGCTATAAGAAAATTGAACAGAAGGGCGATAACGTCGGTGTGTCATTTTATGCTTTTTTTGCAAATAAAAACGATGATCCGGCTTTGTTGATGGAAGCAGCGACATGGTGGATAGAGAAGCACCAGCTCGATCATTTTGAAAAAGCAAAGAAAATTATCGAGCTAGTTAAAAGCGAGTCATTTAGCTGTAAATAG
- the moaC gene encoding cyclic pyranopterin monophosphate synthase MoaC codes for MTQFTHINASGEANMVDVSAKTDTVREARAEAFVHMAPETLALIVSGDHHKGDVFATARIAGIQAAKKTWDLIPLCHPLLLSKVEVQLEAIEAENKVRIESCCKLAGKTGVEMEALTAASVAALTIYDMCKAVQKDMVIDQVRLLEKTGGKSGHFKVEA; via the coding sequence ATGACTCAATTTACACATATCAATGCTTCTGGCGAAGCGAATATGGTGGATGTCTCTGCGAAAACTGACACTGTACGTGAAGCGCGCGCAGAAGCGTTTGTCCACATGGCTCCTGAAACCTTAGCACTTATTGTTTCTGGCGATCATCACAAGGGTGATGTTTTCGCGACGGCACGTATTGCTGGTATTCAAGCCGCGAAGAAGACCTGGGATTTGATCCCACTTTGCCACCCGTTGCTGCTATCTAAGGTTGAAGTACAGTTAGAAGCGATTGAAGCGGAAAATAAAGTGCGTATTGAATCGTGCTGTAAGTTAGCGGGTAAAACCGGTGTTGAAATGGAAGCACTAACAGCGGCATCTGTTGCGGCCTTGACCATTTACGATATGTGTAAAGCCGTTCAGAAAGACATGGTGATTGATCAAGTACGTTTACTTGAGAAAACGGGTGGTAAATCTGGTCATTTTAAGGTGGAAGCATGA
- the uvrB gene encoding excinuclease ABC subunit UvrB, which produces MSKLFKLSSPFSPSGDQPTAINQLLDGLDSGLAHQTLLGVTGSGKTFTVANVIAESNRPTLILAPNKTLAAQLYGEMKEFFPENAVEYFVSYYDYYQPEAYVPTTDTFIEKDASVNAHIEQMRLSATKALLERRDVVIIASVSAIYGLGDPDSYLKMMLHVRRGDVLDQRDVLTRLAELQYKRNDMAFERGTFRVRGEVIDVFPAESEKDAIRIELFDDEVDCISSFDPLTGAIIQRDLPRCTIYPKTHYVTPRERILEAIESIKEELVDRRKQLMDNNKLVEEQRISQRTQFDIEMMNELGFCSGIENYSRYLSGRAEGEPPPTLFDYLPADGLLIIDESHVTVSQIGAMYRGDRSRKENLVEYGFRLPSALDNRPMKFDEFEALAPQTIYVSATPGNYEIEKCDTDIAEQVVRPTGLLDPEIEVRPVTTQVDDLLSEIRIREAKGERVLVTTLTKRMAEDLTEYLAEHGVKVRYLHSDIDTVERVEIIRDLRLGEFDVLVGINLLREGLDMPEVSLVAILDADKEGFLRSERSLIQTIGRAARNLEGKAILYADRITGSMERAMNETNRRREKQQAYNEKNGIVPKALNKKVADILELGQSKTANKAAKLNQVAEQKGHYSSLSPQELDAQIKTLETEMYDYAQNLEFEKAAETRDKIHILRQQFIANS; this is translated from the coding sequence ATGAGTAAACTGTTTAAGCTTTCGTCACCATTTTCACCTTCAGGTGATCAACCGACAGCAATCAATCAATTATTAGACGGGCTAGATTCAGGCCTTGCTCATCAGACATTGCTTGGGGTTACGGGATCGGGTAAGACCTTTACTGTCGCGAATGTGATAGCAGAGAGCAATCGCCCTACCTTGATTTTGGCGCCAAACAAAACATTGGCTGCTCAACTTTACGGCGAAATGAAAGAATTCTTCCCAGAAAACGCGGTGGAGTATTTTGTTTCTTACTACGACTACTACCAGCCAGAAGCATATGTTCCGACGACAGATACTTTCATTGAGAAAGATGCCTCTGTGAACGCGCACATTGAACAAATGCGTTTATCTGCGACAAAAGCATTATTAGAGCGTCGTGATGTTGTCATTATTGCTTCTGTTTCTGCTATTTACGGTCTGGGCGATCCTGATTCCTACCTGAAAATGATGCTGCACGTGCGCCGCGGTGATGTGCTTGATCAGCGTGACGTATTAACCCGTTTGGCGGAATTGCAATATAAGCGCAACGACATGGCTTTTGAACGCGGTACTTTCCGTGTCCGTGGTGAAGTGATTGATGTTTTTCCTGCTGAATCAGAGAAAGATGCTATTCGAATTGAGCTATTCGATGATGAAGTCGACTGCATTAGTTCATTTGACCCATTAACAGGCGCCATTATTCAGCGTGATTTACCACGTTGTACTATTTATCCTAAAACCCACTATGTCACGCCGCGAGAGCGTATTCTTGAAGCGATAGAGAGTATCAAGGAAGAGCTTGTTGACCGTCGTAAGCAATTAATGGACAACAATAAACTGGTAGAAGAGCAGCGTATTTCACAACGTACTCAATTTGATATTGAGATGATGAATGAGTTGGGCTTTTGTTCTGGCATTGAAAACTATTCACGCTACTTGAGTGGACGTGCCGAAGGCGAGCCGCCTCCAACCTTATTTGACTACCTGCCAGCAGACGGCTTGCTGATCATTGATGAATCACACGTTACTGTTTCGCAGATAGGTGCTATGTATCGCGGTGACCGTTCACGCAAAGAAAACTTAGTGGAGTATGGCTTCCGTCTGCCATCAGCATTGGATAATCGCCCAATGAAATTCGATGAGTTTGAAGCGTTAGCGCCTCAGACCATTTATGTTTCAGCGACCCCTGGCAATTACGAGATTGAAAAATGTGATACGGATATTGCTGAACAAGTGGTGCGCCCGACAGGTCTACTGGATCCTGAAATTGAAGTAAGGCCAGTTACAACCCAAGTTGATGATCTACTGTCTGAAATTCGCATACGTGAAGCGAAAGGTGAACGTGTCTTAGTGACGACGTTAACCAAGCGAATGGCAGAGGATCTGACCGAATACTTAGCAGAGCATGGTGTGAAGGTGCGTTATTTACACTCTGATATTGATACGGTCGAACGGGTCGAGATTATCCGTGATCTTCGATTAGGCGAATTTGATGTCTTGGTAGGAATTAACTTGTTGCGAGAAGGGCTGGATATGCCAGAAGTCTCGTTGGTTGCTATTTTAGACGCCGATAAAGAAGGTTTCTTACGCTCAGAGCGTTCTCTGATCCAAACCATTGGCCGTGCAGCGCGTAACCTAGAAGGTAAAGCGATTCTGTATGCCGATCGTATTACTGGGTCTATGGAGCGTGCGATGAACGAGACTAACCGTCGTCGTGAGAAGCAACAAGCTTATAATGAAAAAAATGGCATTGTTCCGAAAGCACTAAACAAAAAAGTGGCTGATATTTTGGAGCTTGGTCAGAGTAAGACTGCGAATAAAGCCGCGAAACTTAACCAGGTTGCGGAGCAAAAAGGACACTATTCATCCTTGTCGCCTCAAGAGCTTGATGCGCAAATTAAAACGCTTGAAACTGAGATGTACGATTATGCTCAGAATTTAGAGTTCGAAAAAGCGGCAGAAACACGTGATAAAATTCATATTTTACGTCAGCAATTTATTGCCAATAGTTAA
- the moaD gene encoding molybdopterin synthase sulfur carrier subunit: MINVLFFAQVKELVGTDKLEVAAEFATADALREHLAQRGDKWELALEKGKLLVAVNQTICALDSAITDGDEVAFFPPVTGG, encoded by the coding sequence ATGATTAACGTCCTTTTCTTTGCGCAAGTGAAAGAACTTGTGGGTACAGATAAACTTGAAGTGGCAGCTGAATTCGCAACGGCTGACGCACTGCGTGAGCATTTAGCGCAACGTGGTGATAAGTGGGAGCTGGCTTTAGAGAAAGGTAAGTTGTTGGTTGCTGTTAACCAAACTATCTGCGCGCTGGACAGTGCGATTACAGATGGTGATGAGGTTGCGTTCTTTCCACCAGTTACTGGGGGTTAA
- a CDS encoding LON peptidase substrate-binding domain-containing protein, giving the protein MANLIPLLFQKRHVLPKGKMPMRVAPGSQMEAFKHALTSDIGFGVCMIDDNKSSHYSQIGTRVTVEDFDTSKNDGALIVTLYAHENFCIKSLEQHQDGAIFAEFKSLPLWPETEIANDQQLLADKLQIMFDKYPELAGLHQNKEFNNLSWLCQRWLEILPVPAQEKQALINTPNCLNTCDYLMSMMLDPH; this is encoded by the coding sequence ATGGCTAATTTAATCCCTTTATTATTTCAAAAACGTCATGTGTTACCAAAAGGCAAAATGCCTATGCGTGTTGCTCCAGGGTCGCAAATGGAAGCATTTAAACATGCACTCACATCAGACATAGGTTTTGGTGTTTGTATGATTGACGACAACAAATCATCACACTACAGCCAAATTGGCACACGTGTCACCGTTGAGGATTTTGATACTTCAAAAAATGACGGGGCATTGATTGTGACTCTGTACGCACATGAAAACTTTTGTATCAAATCACTCGAACAACACCAAGATGGCGCTATTTTTGCCGAGTTTAAATCATTACCTTTGTGGCCAGAAACCGAGATTGCCAATGATCAGCAACTATTAGCAGATAAATTACAAATTATGTTCGACAAGTACCCTGAATTAGCGGGCCTACACCAGAATAAAGAATTTAATAACTTGAGCTGGTTATGCCAACGCTGGCTAGAAATACTACCTGTGCCCGCTCAAGAGAAGCAAGCTCTGATCAACACTCCTAACTGTTTGAACACCTGTGACTATTTAATGAGCATGATGCTAGACCCACACTAG